TTTTAAAAAAGGCTGCAAAGTTAAAGCAAAAAAAGTATCGGGACGAATTTGGCCTGTTTGTAACGGAGGGAGAGCGTTCCTGCCGTGAAGCGGCAGAGTCTGGCTTTGTTGTTGACTGCATCGTGATGACAGAACGTTTTTTTGAAAGTCATGAGGGTGAATTTGCAGGCTTTAACCGCATTGTCACCACAAACAAACTGTTTATGACACTCTGCGACACCAAAACACCTCAGGGCGTTTTGGCAGTGGTAAAAGTTCCGGAAGAACGGGAGCTTACAGGCAACCGTTATATATATTGTGATGGAATTCAAGACCCGGGAAACGCGGGTACAATGATTAGAAGCGCTGACGCGTTTGGATTCAGCGGGGTCATTTTTTCTGCCGGCAGTGTAGACGTGTTTTCACCAAAGGTTATCCGTGCGTCTATGGGTTCGGTTTTTCATATTGAACTAAAAACGTTGGCCGGCGCGGAATTTTTAGAACAGGCTAAACAGGGCGGATATTTTATTACGGCAA
This Congzhengia minquanensis DNA region includes the following protein-coding sequences:
- a CDS encoding TrmH family RNA methyltransferase; this encodes MTVKKILSPANEFLKKAAKLKQKKYRDEFGLFVTEGERSCREAAESGFVVDCIVMTERFFESHEGEFAGFNRIVTTNKLFMTLCDTKTPQGVLAVVKVPEERELTGNRYIYCDGIQDPGNAGTMIRSADAFGFSGVIFSAGSVDVFSPKVIRASMGSVFHIELKTLAGAEFLEQAKQGGYFITASALHGKSVDIHNMTVLKKQIFVIGNEGNGVSKEILKQSDEIVHIPMSGAAESLNAGVAASILMFEVSKHE